Proteins encoded together in one bacterium window:
- the rpsQ gene encoding 30S ribosomal protein S17: MKQQREPRKVKVGTVVSNKMDKTVVVSVVSPVKHPLYKKVIKRRSKFYAHDEKNICQVGSQVTIMETRPLSKLKHWRVVEVVK; this comes from the coding sequence ATGAAACAACAAAGAGAACCCAGAAAGGTTAAAGTTGGCACAGTAGTTAGTAATAAAATGGACAAGACCGTTGTTGTCTCAGTCGTTAGTCCCGTTAAACATCCACTTTATAAAAAGGTTATAAAAAGAAGAAGTAAATTCTATGCCCATGATGAAAAAAATATCTGCCAGGTAGGTTCGCAAGTAACTATTATGGAAACAAGACCTCTATCAAAACTTAAACACTGGCGAGTAGTTGAGGTTGTGAAATGA
- the rplN gene encoding 50S ribosomal protein L14 — MIQARTRLEVADNSGARKIMCIKVLGGTKSRYAYVGDIIVASVKEAIPTSPIKKGDVVKAVIVRTTNQTRRKDGSYLRFDDNAAVIIDEQKNPRATRIFGPVARELRSRDFMKIITLAPEVV; from the coding sequence ATGATTCAGGCACGCACTCGTTTAGAGGTAGCCGATAATTCAGGCGCAAGAAAAATAATGTGCATCAAGGTATTAGGAGGCACTAAGAGTAGATATGCCTATGTAGGTGATATAATTGTTGCCTCGGTTAAAGAAGCTATACCAACATCTCCTATTAAAAAAGGAGATGTTGTTAAAGCTGTAATTGTTCGCACAACAAACCAAACAAGACGAAAAGATGGTTCTTATCTTAGATTTGATGATAATGCCGCCGTCATTATTGATGAACAAAAAAATCCACGCGCAACCAGAATATTTGGACCCGTAGCCAGAGAATTACGAAGTAGAGATTTTATGAAAATTATTACATTGGCTCCAGAAGTAGTTTAG
- the rpsC gene encoding 30S ribosomal protein S3: MGQKVHPIGFRLKYIYDWESRWFSKKSYRNDLIEDLKIRKFIKERLKRTGVSKIIIERFGQKMRITIYTARPGIVIGRRGQDVEKLRQEILKMTNLQIQIDINEIKEPELEAQVVAENIAIQIEKRISFRRAMRQAVITALRHGAKGIKVTCGGRLGGAEIARSEWYREGRVPLHTLRAEIDYATAEAVTTYGRIGIKVWIFKGEILSEEERERARLMGLGAKLMEEEVNVDAQTS, translated from the coding sequence TTGGGACAAAAGGTTCATCCAATAGGTTTCAGGTTAAAGTATATCTATGATTGGGAATCACGCTGGTTTTCAAAAAAATCCTATAGAAATGATTTGATTGAAGACTTGAAAATTCGAAAGTTTATCAAAGAGAGATTAAAGAGAACTGGTGTGTCAAAAATCATTATTGAGCGATTTGGGCAGAAAATGAGAATTACCATTTATACTGCTCGACCGGGAATAGTCATTGGTCGCAGAGGACAGGATGTAGAAAAATTACGCCAGGAAATTCTAAAAATGACTAACCTCCAGATTCAAATTGATATTAATGAGATTAAAGAACCAGAATTAGAGGCTCAGGTGGTTGCAGAAAATATCGCTATCCAGATAGAAAAAAGAATCTCTTTTAGAAGGGCAATGAGACAGGCAGTTATAACGGCGCTACGCCATGGGGCTAAAGGAATTAAAGTAACCTGTGGTGGTAGGCTTGGCGGTGCAGAAATAGCTCGAAGTGAATGGTATCGGGAAGGACGAGTTCCGCTTCATACCCTGAGAGCTGAAATCGATTATGCCACCGCAGAAGCAGTAACTACCTATGGCCGAATTGGGATAAAGGTGTGGATATTTAAAGGTGAGATTTTATCTGAAGAAGAAAGAGAAAGAGCAAGATTAATGGGATTAGGAGCGAAATTAATGGAGGAAGAAGTCAATGTTGATGCCCAAACGAGTTAA
- the rplX gene encoding 50S ribosomal protein L24 has translation MNKVFIKKGDTVAILAGKDNGKQGKVLHVFPQKNRVMVEGINFVKRHTRKNPQKQQIGGVITRESSIPVSRVMFVCPNCNQPTRLGRLVMDDGSKVRVCKKCEEVVDKK, from the coding sequence ATGAATAAAGTTTTTATTAAAAAAGGAGATACAGTCGCAATCCTTGCGGGTAAAGATAATGGGAAACAAGGCAAAGTGTTGCATGTGTTTCCGCAAAAGAATAGAGTAATGGTCGAAGGAATTAACTTCGTTAAACGACATACACGAAAAAATCCACAAAAACAACAAATAGGTGGAGTAATAACTCGCGAATCCTCCATTCCTGTATCCAGGGTAATGTTTGTGTGCCCTAATTGTAATCAACCAACAAGATTAGGTAGATTAGTCATGGATGATGGCTCAAAAGTCAGGGTATGTAAAAAATGTGAGGAAGTTGTTGATAAAAAGTAA
- the rplP gene encoding 50S ribosomal protein L16 codes for MLMPKRVKYRKTHRGRRKGISTAGAQLNFGEYGLQALECGWITNRQIEAGRIAISRHIKRGGKLWIRIFPDKSVTKKPAETRMGKGKGAPEYWVAVVKPGRILYELGGVTKELAHEALLLTAHKLPIKTKFVTREGE; via the coding sequence ATGTTGATGCCCAAACGAGTTAAATATCGAAAAACACATCGCGGCAGACGAAAGGGAATATCTACCGCCGGCGCTCAACTTAACTTTGGAGAATATGGCTTACAGGCATTAGAGTGTGGTTGGATAACCAATAGACAAATCGAAGCAGGCAGAATTGCTATCTCCAGACATATTAAAAGAGGTGGTAAATTGTGGATTAGAATATTCCCGGATAAATCTGTAACCAAAAAACCGGCTGAAACAAGAATGGGTAAAGGTAAAGGAGCACCTGAATATTGGGTTGCTGTTGTTAAACCTGGACGGATTCTTTATGAATTAGGTGGCGTAACAAAAGAATTAGCCCACGAAGCACTCCTTTTAACTGCTCATAAGTTACCGATAAAAACAAAATTCGTAACAAGAGAAGGAGAATAA
- the rpmC gene encoding 50S ribosomal protein L29, translating to MKLRDFRDLKEMDLDELKSQKEKFFGEVLNLRTQSAMKHLENPSKIRTLRRSIAKINTLLREYELGIREKH from the coding sequence GTGAAACTTAGAGATTTTAGAGACTTAAAAGAAATGGATTTAGATGAGTTAAAAAGCCAGAAAGAGAAATTTTTTGGTGAGGTGCTAAATTTACGAACACAGTCTGCTATGAAACATTTAGAAAATCCTTCAAAAATTCGGACATTAAGACGCTCAATCGCAAAAATAAATACACTCTTGAGAGAATATGAATTAGGTATAAGGGAGAAACATTAA